The genomic DNA ACGGGGACCGTCAACAGCAAGAACAATAAAAGTGAACGCATAAAAATAATCCTCAACGTGATGGGCCTGAATGAACTGCCTAAAATTTAGCACAGTACGGGCATCCATACCAACGGATTCTGATGCACCTCTTTTGCTTGCGATTGGCCGTGTGCTAACCTTAATTTTTCGTTAAATTGTATTAATTATGTCATGGTTTCGCCGAGACAAACCGAAGATCGAAGGCCCGGAAGAGGACGAAGAGCGTACCGTCAGGACCGAAGGCATTTTCGTCAAATGCCCCGAGTGTGACAACGCTCTGTACAAGCGCGAACTGAAAGAGTCGAGCGAGGTCTGCACTCATTGCGATTATCATTTTCGCTACCCGGCCGAAGGACGCTTAAAAGATCTGTTTGACGATGGACGATACGAAAAGCTCGACGAGGAAGTGACGTCGGGCGACCCGCTCAATTTTACCGACTCAAAAGCATACAAAGACCGAATCGTACAGGCCAAAGAATTGTCAGGTCTCCCGGAAGCAATAATCTCCGGCAAAGGAATGGTAGGAGGGCATCTGACGTTCGTAGGTGCGATGGACATGTCGTTCATCGGCGGTTCGATGGGCTCGGCAGTCGGCGAAAAGATCACGAGATTGATCGAATATGCTGTTGACCAACGCGGAGCGGTCATTATTTTTGCAGCCTCGGGCGGAGCCCGTATGCAGGAAGGCACGCTCAGCCTGATGCAAATGGGCAAGATCTCTGCTGCACTCGCCCGGCTCCACGATGAGCGTTTACCATTCATCTCAGTCCTGACAGACCCGACAACCGGCGGTGTAACCGCGAGTTTCGCGATGCTCGGCGACGTCATCCTCGCCGAACCAAAGGCCCTCATCGGCTTTGCCGGCCCGCGCGTCATCGAACAAACCATACGCCAAAAGCTTCCCAAAGGCTTTCAACGCAGCGAATTCCTCCTCGAACACGGCATGATCGACATCGTTGTCGACCGCCGCGAAATGAAAGACACCATCGTTCGGATGCTGG from Acidobacteriota bacterium includes the following:
- a CDS encoding acetyl-CoA carboxylase carboxyltransferase subunit beta; the protein is MSWFRRDKPKIEGPEEDEERTVRTEGIFVKCPECDNALYKRELKESSEVCTHCDYHFRYPAEGRLKDLFDDGRYEKLDEEVTSGDPLNFTDSKAYKDRIVQAKELSGLPEAIISGKGMVGGHLTFVGAMDMSFIGGSMGSAVGEKITRLIEYAVDQRGAVIIFAASGGARMQEGTLSLMQMGKISAALARLHDERLPFISVLTDPTTGGVTASFAMLGDVILAEPKALIGFAGPRVIEQTIRQKLPKGFQRSEFLLEHGMIDIVVDRREMKDTIVRMLDFMMNKSIAS